The Hyphomicrobiales bacterium genome has a window encoding:
- a CDS encoding DNA-binding protein HRL18: protein MTKNELIAAIAEETGKTKADVSAILASLGTTVAKTLKKGDDVTLGGIGKLSAAKREAREARNPSTGATIKVPAKTVVKFKVTKDLADAVA from the coding sequence ATGACCAAGAACGAACTGATCGCCGCCATCGCGGAAGAGACCGGCAAGACCAAGGCGGACGTCTCCGCCATCCTGGCCTCGCTCGGTACGACCGTCGCCAAGACCCTGAAGAAGGGCGACGACGTCACGCTCGGCGGCATCGGCAAGCTCTCCGCCGCCAAGCGCGAGGCCCGCGAGGCCCGCAACCCGTCGACCGGCGCGACCATCAAGGTCCCGGCCAAGACCGTCGTGAAGTTCAAGGTCACCAAGGACCTGGCCGACGCGGTGGCGTAA
- a CDS encoding Purine-binding protein BAB2_0673 yields the protein MTSIITRRRLTFGAAAASTLPILGRGASAQAPLGVGFIYVGPIGDHGYTWTHDQGRLALEKEYGSKIKTSFIENVAEGPDAARALRQLAQAGNQLIFATSFGFMNPTVQVAKQFPKLKFEHATGYMRAENLATYNARFYEGRAVIGTIAGHMSKTGQAGYVASFPIPEVVMGINAFHLAARKVNPNFKTKVVWVSTWYDPAKEADAAKALIDQGADMITQHTDSAAPLQAAEQRGVFAFGQASDMRAFAPKAHLTAIVDDWSGYYIKRVREVMDGTWKTGDVWDGLKAGMVRIAPYNDAVTPAARAAADAVIKGISAGTLHPFTGELKDQKGVVRLKAGETASDEMLSKMDWYVDGIQA from the coding sequence ATGACCAGCATCATCACCCGCCGCAGGCTGACCTTCGGCGCGGCCGCCGCCTCCACCCTGCCGATCCTCGGCCGCGGTGCCTCGGCGCAGGCGCCGCTCGGCGTCGGCTTCATCTATGTCGGCCCGATCGGCGACCACGGCTACACTTGGACCCACGATCAGGGCCGGCTAGCGCTGGAGAAGGAATACGGCTCCAAGATCAAGACCAGCTTCATCGAGAACGTAGCGGAAGGCCCGGACGCGGCGCGCGCGCTGCGCCAGCTCGCCCAGGCCGGCAACCAGCTGATCTTCGCGACCTCCTTCGGCTTCATGAATCCGACGGTGCAGGTCGCCAAGCAGTTCCCGAAGCTCAAATTCGAGCACGCCACCGGCTACATGCGCGCCGAGAACCTCGCCACCTACAACGCCCGCTTCTACGAAGGCCGCGCCGTGATCGGCACCATCGCCGGCCACATGTCGAAGACCGGCCAGGCCGGCTACGTCGCCTCCTTCCCGATCCCGGAAGTGGTGATGGGCATCAACGCCTTCCACCTCGCCGCCCGCAAGGTGAACCCGAACTTCAAGACCAAGGTCGTCTGGGTCTCGACCTGGTACGACCCCGCCAAGGAGGCCGACGCCGCCAAGGCGCTGATCGACCAGGGCGCCGACATGATCACCCAGCACACCGATTCCGCTGCGCCCCTGCAGGCGGCCGAGCAGCGCGGCGTCTTCGCCTTCGGCCAGGCCTCAGACATGCGGGCCTTCGCGCCGAAGGCCCATCTCACCGCCATCGTAGACGACTGGTCGGGCTACTACATCAAGCGCGTCAGGGAGGTGATGGACGGCACCTGGAAGACCGGCGACGTCTGGGACGGGCTCAAGGCCGGCATGGTCAGGATCGCGCCCTATAACGACGCGGTCACGCCCGCCGCCCGTGCCGCCGCCGACGCGGTGATCAAGGGCATTTCGGCCGGCACGCTGCATCCCTTCACCGGGGAACTCAAGGACCAGAAGGGCGTCGTGCGCCTCAAGGCCGGCGAGACCGCCAGCGACGAGATGCTCTCGAAGATGGACTGGTATGTGGACGGCATCCAGGCCTGA